The following coding sequences lie in one Pontibacter sp. G13 genomic window:
- a CDS encoding Crp/Fnr family transcriptional regulator, with amino-acid sequence MQSGNQALLGQIFDLELVPEIIEHAPIHSFSPGDFVAKQGQYLSHVPVVLTGLVKVSSVYYDREYLLYYLSPGDFCIMGFSSGLNHQPCSVFALAEEESSVLMIPIEKLREWEYQFPKLRKKIQQAHLVRYESLLEHLHLILFEKIDRRLWEYLIKKASIQQQPVLQMTHKEIAYDIGTAREVVSRQLKVFERQGKLTLEGGKIQLTQPIEQ; translated from the coding sequence ATGCAGTCAGGAAATCAAGCGCTTCTTGGGCAGATTTTTGATTTGGAATTGGTCCCCGAAATCATCGAGCATGCGCCCATCCACTCTTTTTCTCCAGGAGATTTTGTCGCCAAGCAAGGCCAATACCTATCGCATGTGCCGGTAGTCTTGACCGGGCTTGTCAAGGTCAGTTCGGTTTACTACGACCGAGAGTATCTCTTGTACTACCTTTCACCAGGGGATTTTTGCATCATGGGATTCTCATCGGGATTGAATCACCAACCATGCAGTGTATTCGCGTTGGCGGAGGAAGAATCCTCGGTGCTAATGATTCCCATCGAAAAACTTCGGGAGTGGGAATATCAATTTCCAAAATTACGGAAGAAGATTCAGCAGGCTCATCTCGTCCGATACGAGAGTCTTCTCGAGCATTTGCACCTCATTTTGTTTGAGAAAATCGATCGTCGCCTCTGGGAATATCTCATCAAAAAAGCCTCGATCCAGCAGCAGCCTGTACTCCAAATGACCCACAAAGAAATCGCCTACGATATCGGTACTGCGCGAGAAGTCGTTTCTAGACAACTAAAAGTCTTCGAAAGACAAGGAAAGCTTACATTGGAAGGTGGA
- a CDS encoding DNA alkylation repair protein: MAQPLKLVYNSDFFQRLVQEILKVYPPFDGPQFLRFIMDENWDDRELKARMRHITHGLFETLNLPYRDALGVLKPVAATFPYGYEYLFFPDFVEVYGQDDWEASLPALEHFTQFSSSEFAVRPFILADAPRMMAQMLEWAHHPNEHVRRLASEGCRTRLPWGMGLPNLKKDPAAIWLILDQLDQDPARYVQKSVANNLNDLSKDFPEDVLEWAEARKGKHATTDWIIKHALRTLLKKGDSRALGLFGYGDASGWTVKEATIQPEIISIGSSAQLTIAVSHDSNQARDARIEYAIQFARPSGTPGRKVFQVSERSIDTGEVWSTTKKHAFRQMTTRTHYPGKHVLEVLVNGATLAEVSFDVE, encoded by the coding sequence ATGGCTCAACCCCTCAAACTCGTCTACAACTCAGATTTCTTCCAGCGCCTCGTGCAGGAAATCCTGAAGGTGTATCCACCGTTCGATGGTCCTCAATTCCTCCGATTTATCATGGATGAAAATTGGGATGATCGCGAACTGAAGGCTCGAATGCGGCATATTACGCATGGTCTATTCGAAACGCTCAATCTGCCTTATCGAGATGCATTGGGGGTGCTGAAACCCGTTGCAGCCACTTTCCCATACGGGTACGAATACCTCTTTTTTCCTGACTTTGTAGAGGTGTATGGACAAGATGATTGGGAGGCCTCCTTGCCTGCATTGGAGCATTTTACTCAATTTTCCTCCTCAGAATTCGCAGTACGGCCCTTTATCCTCGCTGATGCTCCTCGTATGATGGCTCAAATGCTGGAATGGGCCCATCATCCCAATGAGCATGTTCGGAGACTGGCCAGCGAAGGATGCCGCACGCGATTGCCTTGGGGAATGGGACTCCCCAACCTCAAAAAAGACCCTGCTGCCATTTGGCTGATTCTCGACCAGCTTGACCAAGATCCTGCCCGCTATGTCCAGAAAAGTGTCGCCAATAACCTCAACGATCTCTCCAAGGACTTTCCGGAAGATGTGTTGGAATGGGCGGAAGCTCGCAAAGGCAAGCATGCCACCACCGATTGGATCATCAAGCACGCTCTCCGTACCCTGTTAAAAAAGGGGGATTCCCGTGCTTTGGGGTTGTTTGGATATGGAGATGCATCAGGTTGGACCGTGAAGGAAGCGACTATTCAGCCCGAAATCATCTCCATCGGTTCTTCGGCCCAATTGACCATTGCGGTTTCTCATGATTCGAATCAGGCGCGAGATGCCAGAATCGAATATGCCATCCAGTTTGCACGGCCAAGTGGAACGCCTGGGCGCAAAGTATTTCAGGTCTCGGAGCGGTCCATTGATACCGGTGAAGTCTGGTCCACGACCAAGAAACACGCCTTCCGACAGATGACCACGAGGACCCATTACCCGGGCAAGCATGTGCTGGAAGTCTTGGTCAATGGAGCAACCTTGGCGGAAGTTTCCTTCGACGTGGAATGA
- a CDS encoding DUF4407 domain-containing protein, whose translation MSEYYNNEAIEEVQEKPGPVKRFFFACAGAYLKVLEACPSEHTKYVGIGATIFLTACLAVISGTFAIHTLADNLVLSIFFGILWGALIFNLDRYIVSSIRKEGRFWYEFGLALPRLILAILISLVITKPIEVQLFDNQIGSALNSYVLDLQKKATEQVDQDLGLLELEQQLHDIDSLRQEYKRLKEGKPTSFDFGEVSAEYTLAKNTYDSLNRVYTPRIKANERRRSELWSKYAKKVYETGPNGEQKFVRWDFDTKWQQQSNNLFKINKRLQEELDQRLADVNRLEGERRGARDRFAKDKEEELALLNQRREELVAEKERIEVDRPKMLAEAQEKARKYGVGFPAKIEALERMKEDDSTIWWMSNLIMLLFIMLETSPVFVKLITKRGPYDFLLSRIEHHKKVESLKYISDMNYALSADIGLQSRNFAENANGVAHGEEVFMDN comes from the coding sequence ATGTCAGAATATTACAATAACGAGGCGATTGAAGAGGTACAGGAGAAACCCGGTCCTGTCAAACGCTTTTTCTTTGCCTGTGCGGGTGCCTACCTCAAGGTACTCGAAGCCTGCCCTTCGGAGCACACCAAATATGTGGGGATTGGTGCCACCATTTTCTTGACTGCATGTCTCGCCGTCATCTCAGGTACATTTGCCATCCATACTTTGGCGGACAACCTGGTGCTTTCCATCTTCTTCGGGATCTTGTGGGGAGCGCTCATTTTCAACCTTGACCGCTACATCGTTTCGTCCATCCGAAAAGAAGGTAGATTTTGGTACGAATTCGGATTGGCATTGCCTCGTCTGATTCTGGCCATATTGATCTCTCTTGTCATCACCAAACCGATCGAGGTGCAGTTGTTTGACAATCAGATCGGTTCCGCCCTCAATTCCTATGTCCTTGACCTTCAGAAAAAGGCCACCGAGCAAGTCGATCAGGACCTCGGACTCTTGGAGCTAGAGCAACAATTGCACGACATAGATTCACTCAGACAAGAATACAAGCGCCTCAAAGAAGGGAAACCCACCTCCTTTGACTTCGGTGAAGTCTCTGCCGAATACACATTGGCCAAAAACACTTACGACAGCCTCAATCGGGTTTACACCCCTCGAATCAAAGCCAACGAGCGTCGCCGCTCCGAACTCTGGAGCAAATACGCCAAAAAGGTCTATGAAACAGGGCCAAATGGAGAACAGAAGTTTGTGCGCTGGGATTTCGATACCAAATGGCAGCAGCAGTCCAACAATCTCTTCAAGATCAACAAGCGCTTGCAAGAAGAATTGGATCAACGTCTCGCCGATGTCAATCGTCTCGAAGGAGAACGAAGAGGGGCTCGTGATCGATTCGCCAAGGACAAGGAAGAAGAATTGGCATTGCTGAACCAACGCCGAGAAGAATTGGTGGCTGAAAAAGAGCGCATCGAAGTAGATCGTCCCAAGATGCTTGCTGAAGCTCAAGAAAAAGCTCGCAAATACGGGGTCGGGTTTCCGGCCAAGATCGAGGCTTTGGAACGAATGAAAGAAGACGATTCGACCATCTGGTGGATGTCCAACCTGATCATGTTGCTGTTCATCATGTTGGAGACTTCCCCGGTATTCGTCAAGCTGATCACCAAGCGAGGACCTTATGACTTCCTCCTCAGCCGGATCGAACACCACAAGAAAGTAGAATCCCTCAAGTATATCTCGGACATGAATTACGCTTTGTCCGCCGATATCGGGCTTCAGTCCAGAAACTTTGCCGAGAACGCGAATGGCGTTGCACATGGCGAAGAAGTCTTCATGGACAACTAA